Proteins from one Dysgonomonas sp. HDW5A genomic window:
- a CDS encoding endonuclease/exonuclease/phosphatase family protein — MKNLIYILLASLLISCGSKPLELNVMSYNIRYDNPEDSLNNWQYRKDVAAKIIQTKDIDIVGTQEVLHNQLVDLQERLPEYTAIGVGRQDGIEKGEYSALFYKKDRFSEVSSGYFWLSETPEVAGSIGWDGACERIATWAILKDKQTGKEVFAINTHLDHVGKIARQEGVTLLLTRAAELSKGLPIIMTGDFNAPPDSDVIKHVTNTSLKEHLTNAKTIAKEFTGTEWTFHDFGKIPVENRDYIDYIFVSNTIETDKFEVLPEKLDGVFLSDHVPVVAKIKIK, encoded by the coding sequence ATGAAAAATTTAATTTATATACTATTGGCAAGCCTGCTGATATCTTGTGGAAGCAAACCACTAGAATTGAATGTGATGTCTTATAATATTCGTTACGATAACCCTGAAGACAGTTTGAATAACTGGCAATACAGAAAAGATGTTGCAGCAAAAATAATCCAAACAAAAGATATTGATATAGTGGGTACTCAGGAAGTACTGCACAATCAATTAGTCGATCTGCAAGAACGTTTACCCGAATACACAGCCATAGGTGTTGGACGTCAGGATGGTATAGAGAAGGGCGAATACAGTGCCTTATTTTATAAAAAAGATCGTTTTTCCGAAGTATCATCAGGATATTTTTGGTTAAGTGAAACACCCGAAGTGGCAGGATCGATAGGGTGGGATGGTGCTTGTGAGCGTATAGCTACATGGGCTATTTTGAAGGATAAACAAACAGGAAAAGAAGTATTTGCAATAAATACCCACTTAGATCATGTCGGTAAAATTGCACGTCAAGAGGGCGTAACTTTATTACTTACTAGAGCTGCCGAATTGAGCAAGGGATTACCCATTATAATGACAGGCGATTTTAATGCACCCCCCGATTCGGATGTGATTAAGCATGTAACAAATACATCATTGAAAGAGCATTTGACCAATGCTAAAACGATTGCGAAAGAATTTACAGGTACTGAATGGACATTCCACGATTTCGGGAAAATTCCTGTTGAAAACCGAGATTACATCGATTATATATTTGTAAGCAATACTATTGAAACCGATAAATTTGAAGTACTTCCCGAAAAACTTGATGGAGTATTTTTATCGGATCATGTTCCTGTTGTAGCAAAAATAAAAATAAAATAA
- a CDS encoding alkaline phosphatase yields MKKRYIGAFLSLVLLGTGFPATTLAQKDIFIHSHNDYQRRVPFYQAYAQQLSSVEADIFLSKDNQLLVAHDLHELPTASTLDELYINPLVHLFKQNGGKPWKDSDKKLQLLIELKTPATPTLDMVVQKLNAHPEVFNPAVNPYAVQIVITGEFVPKPADFSKYPAYIQFDGLLDEKYTPEQLARVAYISVPFFEYAQWNGKGTLVTDQKKKVEAVIDQIHAMGKPIRFWGTPDHVTAWNTFHTMGVDIINTDVPELCADFFHNFDDKNFVISPDHANAHEGITKTDRLDKTTAGFQGFDNKKLQLSKGVEIYQPTYLNDGIRKPVKNIIFLIGDGMGLAQINAAASVNKGLSLFGFKYLGLQKNSSKDAFTTDSAAGGSALATGESNNNRHISMADDGTIYPSMSDVATSKGMKAGVVTWGNIADATPAAFYGHSTERDNADEITEWLLKGNLTLLNGSGMHILTDRKDKRNLTDELKSQYNITTSIDEINSKSGKVICIDERMEQAATAETIGLLAEATKESIKKLSENNKNGFFLMVEGAKIDYAGHANSLPGSVVEMLSFDMAIAEAMKFADSNGETLIVVTADHETGGLTLVDGDLETGQITARYMTDDHTPIMLPVFAYGPGSADFIGVYKNTQVFHKMKALLDANKQKK; encoded by the coding sequence ATGAAAAAAAGATATATAGGTGCGTTTCTTTCATTAGTATTGCTGGGAACAGGTTTTCCTGCAACAACACTCGCACAAAAGGACATTTTTATACATTCGCATAACGATTATCAACGTAGAGTGCCATTTTATCAGGCATATGCACAACAATTGTCATCGGTAGAAGCGGATATTTTTCTCAGTAAGGATAACCAGTTACTTGTAGCTCACGATTTACATGAATTACCGACAGCTTCTACTTTGGATGAATTATATATCAATCCATTGGTACACTTATTCAAACAGAATGGAGGGAAGCCATGGAAAGATTCGGATAAGAAACTGCAATTGTTGATAGAGTTGAAAACTCCTGCTACACCAACACTCGATATGGTAGTGCAAAAATTGAATGCACATCCGGAAGTATTTAATCCTGCAGTAAATCCTTATGCAGTTCAGATAGTTATTACAGGTGAATTTGTTCCGAAGCCTGCCGATTTTTCTAAATATCCTGCTTATATTCAGTTCGATGGATTGTTGGATGAGAAATACACTCCCGAACAATTGGCAAGGGTGGCTTATATAAGCGTTCCTTTCTTCGAATATGCGCAATGGAATGGAAAGGGAACATTAGTAACCGACCAGAAAAAGAAAGTAGAAGCAGTTATCGATCAGATTCATGCCATGGGTAAGCCAATTCGTTTTTGGGGAACTCCCGATCATGTAACGGCTTGGAACACTTTCCATACGATGGGGGTTGATATTATAAATACCGATGTACCCGAACTTTGTGCTGATTTTTTCCACAACTTCGATGATAAGAACTTTGTGATTTCTCCCGACCATGCCAATGCACACGAGGGAATCACTAAAACAGACCGTTTGGATAAAACAACAGCCGGTTTTCAGGGATTTGACAATAAAAAGCTTCAATTGTCGAAAGGCGTTGAAATATACCAACCTACTTATCTGAATGATGGTATTCGCAAACCTGTCAAGAATATTATATTTCTGATTGGCGATGGTATGGGATTAGCTCAAATCAATGCGGCTGCAAGTGTGAATAAAGGCTTGTCGTTATTTGGATTTAAATATCTAGGTCTACAAAAGAACAGCTCGAAAGATGCTTTTACAACCGATTCGGCAGCAGGAGGAAGTGCTTTAGCAACAGGCGAATCGAATAATAACCGTCATATCTCCATGGCTGATGATGGTACTATTTACCCATCTATGAGCGATGTGGCTACATCGAAAGGAATGAAAGCCGGAGTAGTTACGTGGGGAAATATTGCAGATGCAACTCCTGCCGCTTTCTACGGACACTCTACAGAGCGCGATAATGCGGATGAAATAACCGAATGGTTACTAAAAGGTAATCTTACTTTATTGAATGGTAGCGGAATGCACATTCTAACAGATCGAAAAGACAAACGCAATTTGACTGATGAATTAAAATCTCAATATAATATTACTACTTCTATAGATGAAATCAATAGCAAAAGCGGTAAAGTAATTTGTATTGATGAGCGTATGGAACAAGCTGCTACTGCCGAAACTATCGGATTATTGGCAGAGGCAACTAAAGAGTCTATCAAGAAATTGAGCGAGAATAATAAGAATGGATTTTTTCTGATGGTTGAAGGTGCAAAGATTGATTATGCAGGTCATGCGAATTCTTTACCCGGATCGGTTGTTGAGATGCTTAGCTTTGATATGGCAATAGCCGAGGCTATGAAATTTGCCGATAGTAACGGTGAAACGCTTATTGTTGTGACTGCCGATCACGAGACAGGGGGGCTTACTTTAGTGGATGGAGATTTAGAAACAGGTCAAATTACAGCTCGTTATATGACTGACGATCATACGCCTATAATGCTTCCTGTATTTGCTTATGGTCCCGGTTCTGCCGACTTTATCGGGGTATATAAAAATACGCAGGTATTTCATAAAATGAAAGCTCTTTTGGATGCCAACAAACAAAAGAAGTAA
- a CDS encoding metallophosphoesterase produces MKKHTILFLLLFLSFGSMSSFSKENIKFRFNKAGQFKIAQFTDIHWNNTSPNCAKTIETIKAVLEAEKPDLAVLTGDVVSDPPIREGWLAVAKIFEETKTPWTVVLGNHDSEKGRGFTRCQIFNIIEESPYYVGEKGLPMTGCGNYAIPVIASKGDKTAAVLYHIDSNDYPENDKLGHYDWIHFDQISWYRHLSDTYTSKNNNKRVPSLAFFHIPLIEYNNIVGKPTTVGTKDEGIAAADINSGMFASLVEQQDVMGVFVGHDHDNDYIGIEKNIALAFGRTSGADAYGKLERGSRIIVMYEDQFKFDTWIRTPKGIELYYYYPSGISSVDEQSMSFLPAKDVKPTKQGVGYTYYEGKFKSVDGIVSQKPLKEGVLTNFTIESAPVEDYFAFGFKSYIKIPERGVYRFYTNSDDGSKLYIDGQVVVDNDGSHSLKRVDGKVALEAGFHEIEVRYLENYMGQALEVGISSRNILEKPIPDSMLFLLSDK; encoded by the coding sequence ATGAAAAAGCATACAATTTTATTCCTGTTACTCTTTTTGAGTTTCGGTTCGATGTCTTCTTTTTCGAAAGAAAATATCAAGTTCCGATTCAATAAAGCAGGACAATTTAAGATTGCCCAGTTTACAGATATTCACTGGAATAATACATCTCCGAATTGTGCTAAAACCATAGAAACGATTAAAGCAGTATTGGAGGCAGAAAAACCCGATTTAGCTGTACTTACGGGTGATGTGGTGAGCGATCCTCCCATTCGTGAAGGCTGGTTGGCTGTCGCTAAAATATTTGAAGAGACCAAGACTCCGTGGACGGTTGTATTGGGAAATCACGATTCGGAAAAAGGGCGTGGATTTACCCGTTGTCAGATATTTAATATTATTGAAGAATCGCCTTATTATGTCGGAGAGAAAGGTTTGCCGATGACAGGTTGTGGCAATTATGCAATTCCTGTAATAGCATCAAAAGGTGATAAAACTGCTGCTGTATTGTATCATATAGATTCGAATGATTACCCTGAAAATGATAAATTAGGTCATTACGATTGGATACATTTCGATCAAATCAGTTGGTATAGGCATCTGAGTGATACGTATACTTCTAAAAATAACAACAAGCGGGTACCTTCATTGGCTTTTTTCCACATTCCATTGATTGAATACAATAATATTGTGGGAAAACCTACAACAGTAGGTACTAAAGACGAGGGTATTGCTGCGGCGGATATTAATTCGGGAATGTTTGCATCTTTGGTCGAACAGCAAGATGTAATGGGCGTATTTGTTGGACATGATCACGATAACGACTATATTGGTATCGAAAAGAATATAGCATTGGCGTTTGGTCGTACATCGGGTGCGGATGCTTACGGAAAACTCGAAAGAGGTTCTCGCATAATTGTGATGTACGAAGATCAATTTAAGTTTGATACATGGATCAGAACTCCCAAAGGAATCGAATTGTATTATTACTATCCTTCGGGTATATCTTCTGTAGATGAGCAAAGCATGAGCTTTTTACCTGCAAAGGATGTAAAACCGACAAAACAGGGTGTAGGATATACGTATTACGAAGGAAAATTTAAGTCGGTGGATGGTATTGTTTCTCAAAAGCCTTTAAAAGAGGGTGTATTGACAAACTTCACTATAGAATCTGCTCCTGTAGAAGATTACTTTGCTTTCGGTTTTAAAAGCTATATCAAAATACCCGAAAGGGGAGTTTATCGTTTTTATACCAATTCGGATGATGGTTCGAAACTGTATATTGACGGACAAGTAGTGGTTGATAATGATGGCTCTCACAGCTTGAAACGTGTAGACGGTAAAGTGGCTCTCGAGGCAGGATTTCACGAAATAGAAGTTCGTTATCTCGAAAATTATATGGGACAAGCTTTGGAAGTAGGTATTTCGAGTCGAAATATTTTAGAGAAGCCTATACCGGATAGTATGTTGTTCCTGCTATCAGATAAATAG